Proteins co-encoded in one Pseudomonas fluorescens genomic window:
- a CDS encoding enoyl-CoA hydratase/isomerase family protein — translation MNLHFEELTGTDGARIGVATLDAEKSLNALSLPMIHALSDKLNAWAKDPQIVCVLLRGNGAKAFCAGGEVRSLVEACRAHPGEVPPLAAQFFSAEYRLDYSLHTYPKPLICWGHGYVLGGGMGLLQGASIRIVTPSSRLAMPEISIGLYPDVGASWFLSRLPGKLGLFLGLTGAHMNGRDAIDLDLADRFLLDEQQQELIDGLLQLNWQEQTTMQLNSLLKALQQEAVAQIPEAQWLPRRQQIDEWLDVSDVICAWKAISLHRESSDLLIARAAKTMSEGSPLTAHLVWEQIVRARHLSLAEVFQMEYTLSLNCCRHPEFSEGVRARLIDKDHKPHWHWPDIARVPDAVVEAHFHKVWEGRHPLADLSQY, via the coding sequence ATGAATCTGCACTTCGAAGAACTGACCGGCACCGACGGCGCGCGCATCGGCGTGGCCACTCTGGATGCCGAAAAGTCGCTCAATGCGCTGTCCCTGCCGATGATCCACGCCCTGAGCGACAAACTGAACGCCTGGGCCAAGGATCCGCAAATCGTCTGCGTGCTGCTGCGCGGCAACGGCGCCAAGGCCTTCTGTGCCGGCGGCGAGGTGCGCAGTCTGGTAGAAGCCTGCCGCGCCCATCCCGGCGAAGTGCCGCCGCTGGCTGCGCAGTTTTTCAGCGCGGAATATCGTCTGGATTACAGCCTGCACACTTACCCGAAACCGTTGATCTGCTGGGGCCATGGTTATGTGCTTGGTGGCGGCATGGGCCTGCTGCAAGGCGCGAGCATCCGGATCGTCACGCCGAGCAGTCGTCTGGCGATGCCGGAAATCAGCATCGGCCTGTACCCGGATGTCGGCGCCAGCTGGTTTCTGTCACGACTGCCGGGCAAGCTCGGTTTGTTCCTCGGTCTGACCGGCGCGCACATGAACGGCCGCGATGCGATCGATCTGGACCTGGCCGACCGCTTCCTGCTCGACGAACAGCAACAGGAACTGATCGACGGTTTGTTGCAATTGAACTGGCAGGAACAGACCACCATGCAACTCAACAGCCTGCTCAAGGCGTTGCAGCAGGAAGCCGTGGCACAAATACCTGAGGCGCAATGGCTGCCGCGTCGGCAGCAGATCGATGAATGGCTGGATGTCAGCGACGTGATCTGCGCCTGGAAAGCCATCAGCCTGCATCGCGAAAGCAGCGACCTGTTGATTGCCCGTGCCGCGAAAACCATGAGTGAAGGCTCGCCACTGACGGCGCATCTGGTCTGGGAACAGATCGTCCGCGCCCGCCACTTGTCGCTGGCCGAAGTCTTTCAGATGGAATACACCCTGAGCCTCAATTGCTGCCGACATCCGGAGTTCAGCGAAGGGGTCCGGGCGCGGCTGATCGACAAGGATCACAAACCGCACTGGCACTGGCCGGACATCGCCCGGGTGCCGGACGCGGTGGTCGAGGCGCACTTTCACAAGGTGTGGGAGGGGCGGCATCCGTTGGCGGATCTGTCGCAATACTAA